A single Balaenoptera ricei isolate mBalRic1 chromosome 13, mBalRic1.hap2, whole genome shotgun sequence DNA region contains:
- the MXD1 gene encoding max dimerization protein 1, with the protein MAAAVRMNIQMLLEAADYLERREREAEHGYASMLPYNNKDRDALKRRSKSKKNNSSSRSTHNEMEKNRRAHLRLCLEKLKGLVPLGPESNRHTTLSLLTKAKLHIKKLEDCDRKAIHQIDQLQREQRHLKRQLEQLGIERIRTDSTGSSVSSERSDSDREEIDVDVESTDDLTGDLDWSSSSVSDSDERGSTQSLGSDEGYSSSSIKRRKLQDSPKTRLGL; encoded by the exons ATGGCGGCGGCGGTTCGGATGAACATCCAGATGCTGCTGGAGGCGGCCGACTACCTGGAGCGGCGGGAGAGAG AAGCTGAACATGGTTATGCCTCCATGTTACCATACAATAACAAGGACAGAGATGCCTTAAAACGGAGGAGCAAATCCAAGAAGAATAACAGCAGTAGCAG ATCCACTCACAATGAAATGGAGAAGAATAG ACGGGCCCACCTTCGCTTGTGCCTGGAAAAGTTGAAGGGGTTGGTGCCACTTGGTCCAGAATCAAATCGACACACTACATTGAGTTTATTAACAAAAGCCAAATTGCACATAAAG AAACTTGAAGACTGTGACAGAAAAGCCATTCACCAAATAGACCAGCTTCAGCGAGAGCAGCGACACCTGAAGAGGCAGCTGGAGCAGCTGGGCATCGAGAGGATACGGACGGACAGCACCGGCTCCTCCGTCTCCTCGGAGCGCTCCGACTCCGACAGGG AAGAGATCGACGTGGACGTGGAAAGCACAGACGACCTCACGGGCGACCTGGACTGGAGCAGCAGCAGCGTGAGCGACTCGGACGAGCGGGGAAGCACGCAGAGCCTGGGCAGCGATGAGGGCTACTCCAGCTCCAGCATCAAGAGGAGGAAGCTCCAGGACAGTCCCAAGACGCGTCTCGGTCTCTAG